ATGAAGATATCAATAACGCAGCAGATGGCGGGATATATGCGGAACTCGTTCAGAATCGCTCTTTTGAATCTTTCGAGTTTGATACGTATTCCCATGCTTCCGGTGAATGCGGCTGCTCTACAGGACGGAACCGCAACCCGTTGTTCGCCTGGTCTGGTGATACGGACAAGATGACTCCACAACATAGCGGTGGATTAAATGAGTTCTTAGGCGCAAAAGACAAAGAAGTGAACTCCTATTATGTGACGGTAGCGGATGGGGCAACGATCCGGAACAAGGGCTTTTCGGATTCTAATCAGAATTGTGCCATGTCCATCCAAGAGGGTGCCAAGTATGAGTTTACTATCTGGGCGAAGGCCGATTCAGCCGGCACAATCACATTGCAACTGCAAGACACGAATGAAAAGGCTATTAGTGATTCGATTACGATACAGGTGGAAGGCGGCAACACGTGGAAGAAGTACGGCATCGATTCCAAGCTTGTGCTGACAGGCTCGGCTACGGTTCTTGGACAGCTGGCGCTTACATTTGAAGGGGACATTTCGGTTGATATGGTTTCTTTATTCCCACAAGATGTATGGGGCGCAGGAGAGGAAGAGCAATCCCCATCGGCACATGCTAACTTCCAGGGTAATCCTAACTACCGACTGAGGAAAGATCTGGTGAACGCACTGCTTGGCATGCATCCAAAGTTTTTGCGTTTTCCGGGTGGTTGCATTTCCGAGGGTTCGTTTATATGGGAAAACGTATACGATTGGAAGGAATCGATTGGGGATATCGAGCTGCGCAAGGAAAACTTTAATGTATGGGGCTATATGATGACCATGGGACTTGGTTATATGGAATATTTCCAGTTGGCAGAAGACCTGAATGCAGCTCCGCTTCCGGTTATGGCCTGCGGCGTGCTCTGCCAAGCCCGCTCGGATTATGCTCATCCCGCTGGAGGCGCATTAAGAGAATACTATATTAAGAACTTTACGGATCTGATCGACTTTGCGATTAGTGTGGATTTTGAACATAATGAATGGGCTGCTATGCGTAAAAAAATGGGCCATGAAGCACCGTTCGATCTGCGTTATATGGGTGTGGGTAACGAGAACTGGGGCACAGAGTTCTTTGCCAACTTTGAAGTGTTCAAGACATCGATTGATGAGTACATGGAGAAAAACTATCCGGGTTATGAGCTGCATATCATCTCTACGGTTGGCGCTCAAGCGGACGACGATGCCTATCAGCAGGGCTGGAAGTTCCTGAGCGGTAATATGAAGGGCTCGGCTAAGGTTGCTTTTGCTGATGGTAACCAGGTGACGGAAGAGACTGTTACCTGGTATGAGAAGCAAAAGGACTATATGGACACCATTGCAGACGAGCACTACTATCGTTCTAACGAGTACCTGCTGAATAACGTGGACCGCTATAACTACTACTACAGAGCTTATAACGCGGACGGTAGTATCAATTGGAAAGCGACATCAAAGGTTTTTGTCGGGGAGTACGCCTCAACCGATAAAAATACATTGGCAGGCGCTGTAGCAGAGGCAGCGGTGATGACGGGCTTCGAAAATAATGCCGATGTCGTTCGGTTGGCTGCCTATGCACCGCTGTTTAACAAGGTGCTGACAGATGGAACCTACAGATGGACTCCAGACTGCATCTGGTTCGATGACGAAACGGTGTGGTTTACGCCGAACTACTATGTACAGCAAATGTATGCTAAATATTTGGGAAATAAAGTATTGCGCACTTCTTTCTCTACTTACAAAAATGGCAAGCCAACGGATCTCATTCCTCAGGGTGGCATTGAAATCGCGACAGGCAACGCCGAAGTTATGATTAAGCGTGTGACCGTTACTTCCAATCAGGATGGCAGTGTGCTGCTGGATCAAGATTTTACCCAGGAATTGAATTCAGCATGGCAAGTCATTCCCGGTTCCGTGGGCTCAACAGTAGAGGAAGGCGAGGGGCTTGTCCTCAAAGCTCAGGATAGCGGTTTGAATGGTCTGTATATCTTGAACGACTGCTGGAGCAATTACAAGGTAGAGGTAGTCGCTTCCCACATTTCCGGCACGGACGGTTTTTATGTGGGTGCGGGTCTCACGGATATTTCTGCGGAGAAAAAGAACGTCGTCGAATACGCGATCGGTTATGGCGGCAAGGCTACCGGCGTGAAGGTTTACAAGCAAGGCATAGAAGGCTACACATTGGGTGACTACTCTTCCAGTACAGCCGCAGGTAACTTGAGAGCGGCCAGCTATGAAGAGTTGGCCGACAACACGGACTACACCATAACAGTGAACTATGGCGGTGAAACAGGCAGCAACCTGATTTGCTCATATACCGACGGCGTGACAAACAGTAAAGTGCTGGATTATAAGCTGGAGGCTTACAACAGAGACGTGTTCAACTCGGTAACCCAAGATGCTGAGCATGTATATGTGAAGCTGGTGAATGCCGACAGTGTGGATAAGGTAACACAGCTGAATCTACAAGATTTGAGTGTTGAGTCCAACGCTAAGCTGATTACACTAACCGGCGATTCCTCGCTTGTTCATGTACCTAACGTGAACAAGAAGAATGATGAGAAGATAGTGCCTACCGAACAGCAGGTCACACTTCATACGGATTCTGTCCTCTTAGGCTTACCAGCCAACTCGGTAAATGTGCTGGTGCTGGATCTTAAACCTTTTCCCGCTTAAAAACAAAAAGGGGTGTTCCAAGCAGCCGTTTTATGGCTTTTGGAACACCTCTTTTTTTTCTATGAATTAGAGTCGGAATGTTGAGTGTATTTCCCCGACAGGCATTACTGCGTGCTTCTGTTTACCAATTCACGCGGGTTGATGCCATCGTCTATCGTTAGCGGGGTAGGGGCTCCCGTAGCGATTCGCTCCCAAGGTACCATTTTAAAATTCTGATTTAACTTTTTGCCGTTTTGAAGATTTTCGTCATCTTGTGCAACGAAGATACCATGAGGAAAATTCTTGCCTAATCCGTAGCCAAGAACATCAATACCGTCTGTGACAGACGTACCGTCAACGGTCGGGCTCGCGCTGATCGTGAAGTTGCTTATATATGCATTGTCGCCTTGTCGTTCATAGATCGCATAGCTACTGTTTCCTTGGCTGGAGGCCATAAGATATCCTTTGCCATCTTTACCGTAATACAATGTAAGTCCTTCAATGTCATCGTGAAGTCTGCGCCCATCAGCAATATCCACACGTCGCAGCGGCTCGGATGAACCGTCTGGCTCGGCACTATACTTCCAAATGGCGTGATCCTCTTCAGCGATGTAGACCGTACCATATTCATCATCAGCAACCATACCCTCGGATTGCGTATTCAGCTTGAACTGGCGGACAAGCTTACCTGCAATTTTGCCGCTTCCGTCGTCAGTCAGCTCATATTGTTCAAATTCACCCTCTTTGCCCAAAACGAGCGCGTAAAATTTATCTGTCTTGAGGCTATGGTATAGGCTGAATCCATATACTTCCTTCATGGTTGCTTTAATAGGTTTGCCAACCACGTTGGTCAGCTTTCCTGATGCACCGTCAATGGCAAAGATATCGATCGTATTGTTGGTTCGATTGGTTGCCCCTGCGATATCCATTTTTTTGCCGCCCAAGGTGAAACCGTAACGAAGATCCACGTTATTCATTTTTCCGACCTTCATGTTTTGCAGTTGCTTGCCTTCCAGATCATAGACTAAAATCCCGCCGCCTTTATTGGTTGCTAAAATTCTACTTTTTTCCGGATCGGCCGGGTTGAGCCAGATGGCAGGGTCGTCGGCTGCGTCTTCTCCATCCTCCACAGCTTCTGTTTCGGCAGAAGGGATCACTTTATAGGTGGGGACTGCGTCCTTAGGATCTGCATATTTGCTATTTTCTGCTTCAAGCGCAGTAATCACTTTTGTAGGAAGATATACATTTCCATTGATGATCTTAATTTCACGGTCTGCTTTTCCGGTTAGTCCAGCTAAACGATATTGCTTCTCACCAACTGTAAAGGTCCCGACAATGCCATTTTTCAGTTTGACCAAAACAGACTGGTCATCACTGTCCCATGTAATGGTCGCCCCCATTTTATCTGCCTGTGTTCGTAGTGGTGCATACCCAGACGGCTGAATGTTTGCCGCATGGGTCAGTTCTGGTGATACCAGAATCCCTGTTAACATGGCTAATAATGCGAGTTTAGTTGACTTCATATGTATGCCCCTTTTCTGAAGTGCAAATGATATAACCGACTCAGTATAAAGCGAGAATATCAAAAGAAAACAATGAAAATGTAAAGGGAATATAAAGACGATGTAAGCAATCAATGAACTGGTTTCCAGTATTGCTGTCTGTAATTCTTCGGAGACATTCCGAATTTTTCTTTAAAGCATTTGGAGAAATAGCTTGCTTGGGAGAATCCCGTTTCCTCGGTAATTTGTTGGACGGACCAGTCGGTTTGTAGCAAAAGACTACGCCCTTGATCCAGTCGATAATCCATTAAATACTCAAGCGGTGTGCGCTGGAAGGCGACCTTCATACATCTGGCGAGATAATTCTGATGTACGTGAAAATGGGCCTCCAAATCCTTATTGGTGATCGTATTTTTGTAATTCTGTTTTAGGTAGATTTCGATCTGTTCCGCCAACTTAGAGGAGCTGTCTTTATTATTCTGATCATACTCCAAACTCTGAAAAACATTCACAAACGTCTGTTGGGCCTCCCATAGTGCCAGTTTTCTAGGTTTTAAAGTAGAGGCTAGTAAATAGTCTAATTTCGAAAATAGCTCATGTGGATTCACTACTTTTTGAATTTTGGGCAAATGAATGGTCGTATGTTCTGAATGAAAATGCAGCTCGGGAATGGGAGTGCTGGGTGTAATAGGATTGGACGAGGATTGTGCGCACCACATGCTATTGGTTTGAAAATGGAACCAGTAAAAGGAGGTTTGTTCTGTACATGCCTCAATGGGGAAATGATGTTTATCCGGTTCAAGAATGAGAGCGTAATTTTCAGTTACCTTCCACACTTCGTCCTCTTCGCCAATGTGCAGCAATCCTTCTTTAATGATTATTACGTCAAAATAACCCAGATTATACCTATTTGGGTGCCAATCCCCTTTTTGATATGTAGTAAAATTCCCCTCAATGAAATAAGGCAGTGGAGGAACAAGGAATGATAGAAAGTCTGTTTTGCTCATGGAAGCCAGCTCCTTTGTGTGTGAAATCGTATAAGTTTTAGTTAAAGATCGCGATTTTTTTTATAAATTCAGGTTGATAAAATAAGGACTGTAGCAAGGGGAACTCAGGTTAGCTTGTACGATATTATCAATACTTTATCCTTATTTTTCAAAAAATGAAAGCGTTCTATTTACAGGAAGGGATGTTTATCCAATGAAAACGGCAAAGCCAGTTAAGCATGTCATCGTTGACGATTTATTTTGGAAAAAGTATAAGCAGGTTGTGGCGGAAGAGGTTATTCCTTATCAGTGGAAAGCATTAAATGATGAATTACCAGATACAGAACCCAGTCATGCGATTGAAAACTTTAGGATTGCAGCCGGGGAATCCAGTGGGGAGTATTATGGAACTGTTTTTCAGGACAGTGATATTGCCAAGTGGCTGGAGACGGTTGCCTTTAGCTTAAGGGATCATCCGAATCCTGCGCTTGAAGAGCGGGCTGATGAAGTGATTGAATTGTTGGGCAGAGCTCAAGCTGAGGATGGGTATCTGAATACGTACTATCTGCTTAAGGAACCCAATAATCGCTGGACGAACCTAAGAGACAATCATGAGCTGTATTGTGCAGGGCATTTTATAGAAGCGGCTGTTGCTTATTATGAAACGACGGGCAAAACGAAGTTTCTTCACATTATGGAGAAATACGTAGACCTGATTCAGCAGGTTTTTGGTACGGAAGAAGGGAAACGGAAAGGCTACCCGGGACATGAAGAAATTGAGTTGGCCTTGATCAAATTATACGACGTAACTGCAAAGGATCAATATCTCAAATTAGCGCAATATTTTATTGAACAGCGGGGACAGCATCCTATTTACTTTGCAGAGGAACAAGAACAG
The Paenibacillus peoriae DNA segment above includes these coding regions:
- a CDS encoding alpha-L-arabinofuranosidase C-terminal domain-containing protein, translated to MTKFQDQIIARYKFDDAENVGKDSSGQGNDGVASGTVTPTISHATGRAALTLEGGPNGTSYIQLPSDLFKDVSDNTGVTVTAWVNFGRFTDMWERVFDFGKAHTGPYMFMTRNLRGTLFTEADLSVDPGRGFVRDEWMHIALSVIGTEGGTLSSAGPVVYVNGEVVADGSISQTSSGNYAKLRKWFETFTDSSNYSNNFIGRSQHAADVDFAGSVSDFRIYKAGLSADEVIEVMCDSLTDEEIVKLARDKYLSFPTTIMTKDLSLPTVLMGGRVEVTWKSSQPGILSDNGQVQAITSAQGVTVTALLTKGLSQIEESFEVSVLPEQLPPYTLTIHGNKEVLDVSEVMYGLFYEDINNAADGGIYAELVQNRSFESFEFDTYSHASGECGCSTGRNRNPLFAWSGDTDKMTPQHSGGLNEFLGAKDKEVNSYYVTVADGATIRNKGFSDSNQNCAMSIQEGAKYEFTIWAKADSAGTITLQLQDTNEKAISDSITIQVEGGNTWKKYGIDSKLVLTGSATVLGQLALTFEGDISVDMVSLFPQDVWGAGEEEQSPSAHANFQGNPNYRLRKDLVNALLGMHPKFLRFPGGCISEGSFIWENVYDWKESIGDIELRKENFNVWGYMMTMGLGYMEYFQLAEDLNAAPLPVMACGVLCQARSDYAHPAGGALREYYIKNFTDLIDFAISVDFEHNEWAAMRKKMGHEAPFDLRYMGVGNENWGTEFFANFEVFKTSIDEYMEKNYPGYELHIISTVGAQADDDAYQQGWKFLSGNMKGSAKVAFADGNQVTEETVTWYEKQKDYMDTIADEHYYRSNEYLLNNVDRYNYYYRAYNADGSINWKATSKVFVGEYASTDKNTLAGAVAEAAVMTGFENNADVVRLAAYAPLFNKVLTDGTYRWTPDCIWFDDETVWFTPNYYVQQMYAKYLGNKVLRTSFSTYKNGKPTDLIPQGGIEIATGNAEVMIKRVTVTSNQDGSVLLDQDFTQELNSAWQVIPGSVGSTVEEGEGLVLKAQDSGLNGLYILNDCWSNYKVEVVASHISGTDGFYVGAGLTDISAEKKNVVEYAIGYGGKATGVKVYKQGIEGYTLGDYSSSTAAGNLRAASYEELADNTDYTITVNYGGETGSNLICSYTDGVTNSKVLDYKLEAYNRDVFNSVTQDAEHVYVKLVNADSVDKVTQLNLQDLSVESNAKLITLTGDSSLVHVPNVNKKNDEKIVPTEQQVTLHTDSVLLGLPANSVNVLVLDLKPFPA
- a CDS encoding phytase, producing the protein MKSTKLALLAMLTGILVSPELTHAANIQPSGYAPLRTQADKMGATITWDSDDQSVLVKLKNGIVGTFTVGEKQYRLAGLTGKADREIKIINGNVYLPTKVITALEAENSKYADPKDAVPTYKVIPSAETEAVEDGEDAADDPAIWLNPADPEKSRILATNKGGGILVYDLEGKQLQNMKVGKMNNVDLRYGFTLGGKKMDIAGATNRTNNTIDIFAIDGASGKLTNVVGKPIKATMKEVYGFSLYHSLKTDKFYALVLGKEGEFEQYELTDDGSGKIAGKLVRQFKLNTQSEGMVADDEYGTVYIAEEDHAIWKYSAEPDGSSEPLRRVDIADGRRLHDDIEGLTLYYGKDGKGYLMASSQGNSSYAIYERQGDNAYISNFTISASPTVDGTSVTDGIDVLGYGLGKNFPHGIFVAQDDENLQNGKKLNQNFKMVPWERIATGAPTPLTIDDGINPRELVNRSTQ
- a CDS encoding helix-turn-helix transcriptional regulator; the encoded protein is MSKTDFLSFLVPPLPYFIEGNFTTYQKGDWHPNRYNLGYFDVIIIKEGLLHIGEEDEVWKVTENYALILEPDKHHFPIEACTEQTSFYWFHFQTNSMWCAQSSSNPITPSTPIPELHFHSEHTTIHLPKIQKVVNPHELFSKLDYLLASTLKPRKLALWEAQQTFVNVFQSLEYDQNNKDSSSKLAEQIEIYLKQNYKNTITNKDLEAHFHVHQNYLARCMKVAFQRTPLEYLMDYRLDQGRSLLLQTDWSVQQITEETGFSQASYFSKCFKEKFGMSPKNYRQQYWKPVH